One stretch of Kluyveromyces marxianus DMKU3-1042 DNA, complete genome, chromosome 8 DNA includes these proteins:
- the NIP1 gene encoding translation initiation factor eIF3 core subunit c, with the protein MSRFFLKTYEYDSTSSGEEEDLLSQSEEDLLSSSSDEELSDDSFFNDSSDSSDNDEDNDSDSKPYGPDWFKKPEFRKGGASGVNKFLKSTNYSSDEDSSDEEDGKKVVKSAKEKLLDEMKSIYQKIDGAEAQQDWESLLNYLESVLKLYTRAQQQNYGTPNIYVKTLARFEDAVSATSQDEIKNKAVARAYNTTRQRVKKLVRENEESLKAYRESPESFDKEPVLNNEADSREVSATPFSLSTNKKLDLASMASNISEMDFFKTLNIIIDSRGKKNTDHQAQIRTTEELLKVASTPYEKICTYLNLIPIRFDASVSLSYQPLDQWKASKENLDGLLDLLEKEVDHYQVTEFAPRNDFIEDEPEANENGVKEILGSIFSMVERLDDEFTKSLLNIDTRSSEYMERLKDEQSMYNLIIRAQLYFERVTPEEHRDRVLSRVFIRRLEHIYYKSSKLISIMETVAWKHIRDNTSASESSFIFLKESDVANEDYTFNVISELSDLLIKQKSNNFTGYQKGTLYKTYYIGLNKDYEEAKKLMLSSDITKSISGSDASLQILYNRCVIQLGLAAFKAGLINECHQVLNGLCINPHLREILGQQSLQRASANSNVVQGAPVEQLCIPFHQHINLDLIDTVYMTCSLLLDVPHMAAYYSGIKVQRIPVFQKSIRRILESSEKAIFHGPPETLRDHILYAAKSMQKGDYLQSIEYLRKISVWSLLSKTDDIINQLSEKVQIETLKTYIFTYKRFYTKISISKLSKLFDLDVEKVLEVAQSIINDYEVKAKLDENNEYIVFERGEEITKLEEVAIKLVKETKYHSERLRQ; encoded by the coding sequence ATGTCTCGTTTTTTTCTAAAGACATATGAGTACGACTCGACGTCGTCgggagaagaagaagacttGTTATCTCAAAGCGAGGAAGACTTATTGTCCTCTAGCAGCGATGAAGAGTTATCTGACGACTCCTTTTTCAATGATTCGTCTGACAGTTCAGACAATGATGAGGATAACGATTCCGATAGCAAGCCATATGGTCCAGACTGGTTCAAGAAGCCTGAGTTCAGAAAAGGTGGTGCTTCTGGCGTGaacaagtttttgaagtctACGAATTACTCTTCTGATGAGGACTCTTCTGATGAGGAGGATGGTAAGAAGGTTGTGAAATCAGCCAAGGAGAAATTGTTGGATGAAATGAAGTCTATTTACCAGAAGATCGATGGAGCTGAGGCTCAGCAAGACTGGGAATCACTATTGAACTATTTGGAATCTGTTTTGAAATTATACACAAGAGCTCAGCAGCAGAATTACGGTACTCCTAACATCTACGTGAAGACATTGGCCAGATTCGAAGATGCTGTGTCTGCCACATCCCAGGATgagatcaagaacaaggcCGTTGCAAGAGCCTACAACACTACAAGACAAAGAgtgaagaagttggttAGAGAAAACGAGGAATCCTTGAAGGCTTACAGAGAGTCTCCAGAAAGCTTCGACAAGGAGCCAGTCTTGAACAATGAAGCAGACTCCAGAGAAGTTTCTGCTACTCCATTCTCTTTGAGCACCAACAAGAAACTAGATTTGGCTTCTATGGCAAGCAACATCTCTGAGATGGACTTCTTCAAGACCTTGAACATCATAATTGACTCCAGAGGTAAGAAGAACACCGACCACCAAGCACAAATCAGAACCACTGAAGAGCTTTTGAAGGTCGCAAGCACTCCATACGAGAAAATTTGCACTTACTTGAACTTAATTCCTATCAGATTCGACGCATCTGTTTCCTTGTCATACCAACCATTGGATCAATGGAAAGCTTCCAAGGAAAACTTGGATGGCCTATTGGACCTACTGGAAAAGGAAGTCGATCACTACCAAGTTACCGAATTCGCTCCTAGAAACGACTTCATTGAAGATGAGCCAGAGGCTAACGAAAATGGTGTGAAGGAAATCTTGGGTTCCATCTTCTCAATGGTTGAAAGATTGGACGATGAATTCACCAAATCCTTGTTGAACATCGACACCCGTTCTAGTGAATACATGGAACGTTTGAAGGACGAACAATCTATGTACAACTTGATCATCAGAGCTCAATTGTACTTCGAACGTGTCACCCCAGAGGAACACCGCGACAGAGTCTTGTCTCGTGTCTTCATCAGAAGACTAGAACACATCTACTACAAATCAAGCAAGCTCATCTCCATCATGGAAACTGTTGCTTGGAAGCATATCCGTGATAATACTTCTGCCTCCGAATCTagcttcatcttcttgaagGAATCCGATGTTGCTAACGAAGATTACACCTTTAACGTCATTTCAGAATTGTCCGACTTATTgatcaaacaaaagagtAACAACTTTACTGGTTACCAAAAGGGTACCTTGTACAAGACTTACTACATTGGTCTAAACAAGGATTAcgaagaagcaaagaaactAATGCTATCATCAGATATAACTAAGTCCATTTCTGGCTCTGATGCCAGCTTGCAAATCTTGTACAATAGATGTGTTATCCAACTAGGTTTGGCTGCATTCAAGGCTGGCTTAATTAATGAATGTCACCAGGTTTTGAACGGTCTATGTATCAATCCACACCTAAGAGAAATCTTGGGTCAACAAAGTCTACAAAGAGCTAGTGCGAACAGCAATGTTGTGCAGGGCGCCCCTGTTGAACAATTGTGTATTCCATTCCACCAACACATCAACTTGGATTTGATTGACACCGTCTACATGACTTGTTCTTTGTTGCTTGATGTTCCTCACATGGCTGCTTACTACAGTGGTATCAAGGTCCAAAGAATTCCAGTCTTCCAAAAATCTATCCGCCGTATCTTAGAAAGTTCAGAAAAGGCTATCTTCCACGGCCCTCCAGAAACCCTCAGAGATCACATCCTATACGCTGCTAAGTCAATGCAAAAGGGTGACTACCTACAATCAATCGAATACCTAAGAAAAATTTCCGTTTGGTCTTTGTTGAGTAAAACTGATGATATCATTAACCAGTTAAGTGAAAAGGTTCAAATTGAAACTTTGAAGACTTACATCTTCACTTACAAGAGATTCTACACCAAGATCTCCATTTCCAAATTATCAAAACTGTTCGATTTAGATGTTGAGAAGGTTTTGGAGGTTGCTCAATCTATCATCAACGACTACGAAGTTAAGGCTAAGTTGGATGAAAATAACGAATATATTGTGTTTGAAAGAGGTGAAGAAATCACCAaattagaagaagttgCTATAAAATTGGTCAAGGAAACCAAGTACCATTCCGAACGTTTACGTCAATAG
- the BGL2 gene encoding glucan 1,3-beta-glucosidase, whose amino-acid sequence MRYSTLVSATLLAAASSVAAIGDLAFNLGVKKNDGTCKEKDDYLSDFQTLKAYTSKVKVYAASDCNTLQNLGPAAEEAGFTIFLGVWPTDASHFAEEKAALSQYLPNLKTSTIEAFLVGSEALYRDDLSASDLANAINEIRDYVKDIKGSDGNSFGDKQVGTVDSWNVLVDGGSAPAIQASDFVMANAFSYWQGQTMENSSYSFFDDIMQALQTIQSAKGSTDITFWVGETGWPTDGTNYESSYPTLDNAKQFWAEGICAMRGWGINVAVFEAFDEDWKPNTSGTSDVEKHWGVWTSDRDLKYSLDCNFSSN is encoded by the coding sequence ATGCGTTACTCTACACTCGTTAGTGCCACTTTGTTGGCAGCCGCTTCTTCAGTTGCAGCTATTGGTGATCTTGCGTTCAACCTTGgtgtgaagaagaatgatgGTACATGTAAGGAAAAGGACGATTATCTTTCAGACTTCCAGACTTTGAAGGCTTACACCAGCAAGGTTAAGGTGTATGCTGCTTCTGACTGTAACACTTTGCAAAACTTGGGTCCAgctgctgaagaagctgGGTTCACGATCTTCTTGGGTGTTTGGCCAACGGATGCCAGCCATTTCGCTGAGGAAAAGGCTGCTTTGTCTCAATACTTGCCAAATCTAAAGACCTCTACCATCGAGGCCTTTTTGGTTGGTTCCGAAGCTTTGTACCGTGACGATCTTTCTGCTTCTGACTTGGCCAATGCCATCAATGAGATCAGGGACTACGTCAAGGACATCAAGGGTTCCGACGGTAACTCGTTCGGTGACAAGCAAGTTGGTACTGTGGACTCATGGAACGTTTTGGTTGACGGTGGTTCTGCTCCAGCTATCCAAGCCTCTGACTTTGTGATGGCCAACGCCTTCTCTTACTGGCAAGGTCAAACCATGGAGAACTCTTCTTACTCGTTCTTCGATGATATCATGCAAGCTTTGCAAACCATCCAATCTGCCAAGGGCTCCACCGACATTACTTTCTGGGTTGGTGAGACCGGCTGGCCAACCGACGGTACCAACTACGAAAGCTCCTACCCAACCTTGGACAACGCTAAGCAATTCTGGGCTGAAGGTATCTGCGCTATGAGAGGCTGGGGTATCAACGTCGCTGTTTTCGAAGCCTTTGACGAGGACTGGAAGCCAAACACCTCCGGTACTTCCGATGTCGAAAAGCACTGGGGTGTCTGGACCTCCGACCGTGACTTGAAGTACTCTCTAGACTGTAACTTCAGTTCCAACTGA
- the YOR1 gene encoding ATP-binding cassette transporter YOR1, which produces MAVSSSESTSSYSDVVHLQKETIPDTEIEILPDDLHSSSTGRRRTGSGAGSLKSASHVKENSVQIRNMYEIDKSKPETYLNHDDLEKVTESKIYEQKRLFRWFHSRKVPPIPETLEERPVYPFRRANVISQLFFIWILPIVSVGYKRTLQPNDLWRMDDKMSIETLYERFDSHMKEFIEKARLEYRKEHPEATDQEVLKNAKLPKAALLKCLFYTFRYQYVTAFIFVLISNAASALTPLLTKKLIAFVEKKSRFHDTKINSGVGYAIGSVLLMMINGIAFNHFFHLSALTGAEAKSLLIKTILHKSMKLSAYSKHKFSNGKITSLMSTDVSRLELAITFHPFLYAFPMVFVIALVLLLINIGVICLVGFAIFFAITFINFGAFKKILQFRLAATSITDKRVAMMREILNSIKMIKFYAWEDAYEENVKKVRAIESRLVKMMQLVRNTLVSLTMAFPNLASMVTFLAMYKVNKGGRSPANIFSSLSLFQIMMIQMFFIPMSISTGIDAYVGLGRVQELLEAEEESDRYIENEEDLVLDDDTVFKVKNASFEWENFEFEEAKELAKEKGESMSFSDRSVDTEKEDPGAEKTRFNGFHDLNFEIKENEFIIITGAIGTGKSSLLNAMAGFMSRTSGSMAVNGDLLLCGYPWVQNATVRDNITFGSPFDQEKYEKVLEICSLEADLDILPAGDNTEVGERGITLSGGQKARITLARAVYKDMDIYLFDDVLSAVDSRVCQHIVEHCMMGYLKDKTRILATHQLSLIGQASRVIFLGTDGSFDIGTVEELLSRNKGFHKLMQFQNSKPVDGDEHSTNDENVFSEEDEESILKKQKSLTVGKKEEDGRIIEKEERAVNALSFKVYKEYVSSGLGKYALMMIPIFLFIVASATFCNLFSSVWLSFWTENKFKHRTTGFYMGLYVMFVLLGIIFMWIEFVSVGTMAVNASKWLNLKALHRLLHAPMGFMDVTPIGRVLNRFTKDTDALDNEISESLRLFIYQTANLTGIIILCIIYMPWFAIAMPFMIFAYVFIADHYQASGREIKRMDAIQRSFVFNNFNEVLGGIDTIKAYRSQERFLMKSDFLINKMNEAGYLVASIQRWVSITLDLLAVVFALIIALLCVTRQFHISPGSVGVLLTYVLQLPGLLNGLLRSQTQTENDLNSAERLVNYAYDLPMEAQYRKLETQPNESWPSEGRIKFEHVSLSYRPELPLVLKDVSIDIKGSEKIGICGRTGAGKSTIMSALYRLTELRSGKITIDDIDISTLGLYDLRKKLAIIPQDPVLFKGDIRKNLDPFQECTDEQLWDALVRGGAIEKSELETVKLQKKDSHGLSGNMHKFHLDQSVEENGSNFSLGERQLLALTRALVRGSKILILDEATSSVDYETDAKIQSRIVEEFSRCTILCIAHRLKTILNYDRILVLDQGEVVEFDKPETLFNDHSTIFYQMCCGAGITAEDFSS; this is translated from the coding sequence ATGGCGGTTAGTTCGAGCGAATCGACTTCGTCATATTCTGATGTAGTGCATCTGCAGAAGGAAACTATCCCTGATACAGAAATCGAGATACTACCAGATGACTTACACTCCAGCTCTACTGGGAGAAGGCGAACTGGGTCAGGAGCCGGATCGCTGAAATCGGCATCGCATGTCAAGGAGAATTCAGTGCAGATTCGTAACATGTACGAGATAGATAAGTCAAAACCGGAGACGTATTTGAACCATGATGATTTGGAGAAGGTTACAGAGTCTAAGATTTACGAGCAAAAACGTTTGTTCAGATGGTTTCATTCTAGGAAAGTGCCACCTATCCCAGAGACGTTGGAGGAAAGGCCCGTTTACCCTTTCCGCCGTGCTAACGTCATTTCGCAGTTGTTCTTCATATGGATTCTTCCGATAGTGTCGGTTGGGTACAAAAGAACATTGCAGCCGAACGATCTATGGCGGATGGATGATAAGATGAGCATTGAAACGCTATATGAGAGGTTTGATTCTCATATGAAGGAATTCATTGAAAAGGCCAGACTAGAATATAGGAAAGAACACCCTGAGGCCACAGATCAGGAGGTGCTCAAGAACGCCAAGTTGCCTAAAGCAGCATTATTGAAGTGTCTCTTCTATACATTCAGATACCAGTATGTCACGGCGTTTATATTTGTGTTGATCTCTAATGCTGCAAGTGCCCTAACGCCTTTACTCACCAAGAAATTAATAGCATTCGTCGAAAAGAAATCGCGTTTCCACGACACTAAAATTAATTCCGGAGTTGGATATGCCATCGGTTCAGTGCTACTCATGATGATTAACGGTATAGCTTTTAAtcatttcttccatttgTCTGCTCTTACAGGTGCAGAGGCCAAATCCCTGCTCATAAAAACAATTCTTCACAAATCGATGAAGCTTTCGGCATACAGTAAACATAAATTTTCCAACGGTAAAATCACTTCTTTGATGTCCACCGATGTTTCAAGATTGGAGTTGGCCATTACTTTCCATCCATTCTTATACGCATTCCCTATGGTCTTTGTTATTGCATTGGTTCTCTTGTTGATCAATATCGGTGTGATTTGCTTGGTAGGGTTCGCTATCTTCTTTGCTATTACCTTTATAAACTTTGGAGCTTTCAAGAAGATTCTCCAGTTCAGACTTGCTGCAACTTCAATTACTGATAAGAGAGTTGCCATGATGAGGGAAATCTTGAACTCAATCAAGATGATTAAATTTTATGCTTGGGAAGATGCATATGAAGAAAACGTGAAAAAGGTCAGAGCAATAGAATCTAGGTTAGTGAAGATGATGCAATTGGTTAGAAACACTTTGGTCTCATTGACAATGGCTTTCCCTAACTTGGCATCCATGGTTACGTTTTTGGCCATGTACAAGGTTAACAAAGGTGGTAGATCTCCAGCAAATATTTTCTCCTCTCTATCTTTGTTCCAAATTATGATGATCCAAATGTTCTTCATCCCAATGTCTATTAGTACTGGTATCGATGCCTACGTTGGTTTAGGCAGAGTTCAGGAACTCTTGGAAGCAGAGGAAGAAAGTGATCGCTACAtcgaaaatgaagaagatttagTCTTGGACGATGATACAGTGTTTAAGGTTAAGaatgcttcttttgaatgggagaactttgaatttgaagaagcaaaagagCTCGCAAAGGAAAAGGGAGAATCGATGTCATTCTCTGATAGGTCTGTGGATACCGAAAAGGAAGATCCGGGTGCCGAAAAGACCCGCTTCAACGGATTCCACGACTTGAACTTTGAAATTAAAGAGAATGAATTCATTATCATCACTGGTGCCATCGGTACTGGTAAATCCTCGTTGTTAAATGCAATGGCAGGGTTCATGAGTAGAACTTCTGGTTCAATGGCTGTAAATGGTGACCTACTACTATGTGGATACCCATGGGTCCAAAATGCCACTGTAAGAGATAACATTACCTTCGGTTCTCCTTTcgatcaagaaaaatatgaaaaggTCCTTGAAATTTGTTCCTTAGAAGCAGACTTGGACATTCTTCCTGCAGGTGACAACACTGAAGTCGGAGAAAGAGGTATTACTCTATCTGGTGGTCAAAAAGCCCGTATTACCCTAGCCCGTGCTGTTTACAAAGACATGGATATCTATTTGTTCGATGATGTGCTAAGTGCGGTTGATTCTCGTGTATGTCAACATATTGTAGAACATTGTATGATGGGTTATTTAAAGGATAAGACAAGAATCTTGGCCACACATCAATTGTCCCTTATTGGTCAAGCTTCACGTGTAATCTTCTTGGGTACAGATGGGAGCTTTGACATTGGTACAGTCGAAGAATTGCTCTCCAGAAATAAAGGTTTCCATAAGCTAATGCAATTCCAAAATTCAAAACCAGTGGACGGTGATGAGCATAGtacaaatgatgaaaatgttttcagcgaagaagatgaggagtcaattttgaagaaacaaaagagttTGACGGTAGGGAAAAAAGAGGAGGATGGTAGaatcattgaaaaagaagagcgTGCGGTTAATGCTTTAAGTTTCAAAGTCTATAAAGAATACgtttcttctggtttgGGTAAATATGCTCTCATGATGATTCCTATATTCCTGTTTATTGTCGCTTCAGCAACCTTTTGCAATCTTTTCTCCTCGGTTTGGCTATCTTTCTGGACGGAAAACAAGTTCAAGCATAGAACTACAGGGTTTTACATGGGTTTGTATGTTATGTTTGTCCTCCTTGGTATCATTTTCATGTGGATTGAGTTTGTGTCCGTTGGTACTATGGCTGTAAACGCCTCCAAATGGCTAAATTTGAAGGCATTACACCGTTTGTTACATGCACCAATGGGATTTATGGATGTTACCCCAATTGGAAGAGTTTTGAACAGATTTACGAAGGATACAGATGCATTGGATAATGAAATATCTGAATCTCTTCGTTTGTTCATCTATCAAACTGCCAATCTAACTGGTATCATTATTTTGTGCATAATTTACATGCCTTGGTTCGCGATTGCAATGCCATTCATGATATTTGCATACGTGTTTATTGCAGATCATTATCAAGCCAGTGGTCGTGAAATCAAACGTATGGATGCAATTCAACgttcttttgttttcaacaacttCAATGAAGTTCTCGGAGGTATAGACACTATTAAAGCTTACCGTAGTCAAGAAAGATTTTTGATGAAGTCAGATTTCCTTATCAACAAGATGAATGAAGCCGGTTATCTAGTGGCCAGTATCCAACGTTGGGTTTCTATTACTTTAGACTTACTTGCCGTCGTATTTGCCTTGATCATTGCTTTGCTATGTGTTACTCGTCAATTCCACATTAGCCCTGGTTCCGTCGGTGTTTTGTTAACCTACGTGTTGCAATTGCCAGGTTTACTAAATGGTTTGCTACGTTCTCAGACTCAAACCGAGAACGATTTGAACAGTGCGGAAAGATTGGTCAACTACGCGTATGACTTGCCAATGGAAGCCCAGTATAGGAAGTTGGAAACACAGCCTAACGAAAGCTGGCCCAGCGAAGGTCGTATCAAATTTGAACACGTCTCTTTATCATACAGACCAGAATTGCCATTGGTGTTGAAGGACGTGTCCATTGACATCAAGGGTAGCGAAAAGATCGGTATTTGCGGTAGAACAGGTGCAGGTAAGTCTACCATCATGAGTGCCTTGTACCGTTTGACAGAACTACGGTCGGGAAAGATTACCATCGATGACATAGACATCAGCACACTTGGGTTGTATGATCTCAGGAAAAAGCTTGCCATTATTCCACAAGATCCCgttcttttcaaaggtGACATCCGTAAGAACTTGGATCCATTCCAGGAATGCACAGATGAGCAGCTATGGGATGCGCTTGTTCGTGGTGGAGCGATCGAGAAGTCCGAGTTGGAGACAGTCAAGCTCCAGAAAAAGGACTCTCACGGACTTTCAGGCAACATGCACAAGTTCCATCTAGACCAAAGTGTAGAAGAAAACGGATCAAACTTCTCTCTCGGCGAACGTCAATTATTGGCACTAACAAGAGCTCTTGTGCGTGGCTCCAAAATTTTAATTCTCGACGAAGCCACATCTTCTGTCGATTACGAAACTGACGCTAAAATCCAGAGCAGAATTGTGGAAGAATTCTCGCGCTGCACCATCTTGTGCATTGCCCATCGTTTGAAGACCATTCTAAACTACGACAGAATCCTCGTTCTAGACCAAGGTGAGGTTGTCGAATTCGACAAACCCGAGACCCTATTCAACGACCACAGCACCATTTTCTACCAGATGTGTTGCGGCGCCGGGATCACGGCTGAAGATTTCTCTTCCTAA